From the genome of Bacteroides sp.:
ATTTATATCGATGACTTCCGCTTTGTAAAACAAGACCCGGTTTCATTCCCCACGACGCTGTTTGAGAGCTTTGAGGATTACGAAGACTTTACAACCGACCTTTTCCCCTGGATCACGGTCGATGTGCAGGAAGTCATCACCTGGAACCCGGCCGGATTTACTTTCCCGGGAGCAGGTACAGCCTATGCCTTTAAGGTAATGAACCCTGCCCTGACCGAGGGTCCTATCATCGACAACCATCCTGCCTTTGAGGGCGATAAGTATTTAATTGCCATGCAATCGCAAATCATCGGCGATGATAAATGGTTAATTTCTCCGCAAATAATAGCCACCCAAGGCAGCCTGCTGAAGTTCCAGGCCAAGTCCATCTCAGACCAATGGGGATTGGAGCGCTTCCGGGTATTGGTGATGGTGGATGACAACCCGGTGTTCTCTTTTGACCCGGATGCCTTCGAATTAATTTCCGAAGGCGACTTCCTGGAGGCCCCGCTCGACTGGACACAGTTCTCGTTCTTCCTGGGAGATTACGCAGACCAGGTCATCCGTTTTGCCATCCAATATGTCTCCAACGATAGCTATATGTTTATGCTCGACCAGGTGGAGGTAGTCATGGAAGCCGCTGTGATCGCAAGCATTACCCCAGTGGACGATGTTTCGGTTTCTTATGGGACCAGCGAAGCGGTCGTCCTGAGCGAATTGCAACCCAGCACCACCATCCTTGATTCATTCGGGAATTCACATTTGGTGGGCCTTGACTGGAGCATTGAAGCCTATGATGCTTTCGCACCGGGCAACTTTACAGCCACAGGGACCTTCTCGCTACCGGATGGGGTTAGCCAGTCTGATCCCGAAACCCCCTTGCTGGTAAACGCCATGGTAACGGTCAGAAAACCCTACCTTGTGAGCATTCAACCTGTTGATCCGCTGGAGGTTGCTTACGCAACCGAACTGGCTGAAGTCCTTTCCTTGCTGCCCCAAACAACGGTTCTCATTTCCAGTTATGAAGGTCTGACCTTTACCGTAAACCTTGAATGGTCCGTTGAAGATTACGATGCCTTCACAGCGGGAAATTATACCGCCACAGGCACCTTCGACCTCCCGGAAGAACTTGACCAGTCAAATCCTCCCCTGGAACTGAAGGTTACCACAGTAGTCACGGTACAGCCTGATGACACCTCGGTCCCTGAAATTGGTCTGGATGGGTTGAAAGTATTCCCAAATCCCGCTCAAGGAGAGCTTAACGTGGAAGCACAGGGCATCATAAAACAGCTGCAGTTATTCAGCCTCGATGGCAGGATAATCCTGACCAAAGAGCCTTTACAGAATCAATACAAACTCAGCTTATCAGGCCTGGAACAGGGCATTTACCTTTTAAGAATCAATACCCAAAAGGGATGGGATCATACCCTGATCCAGATTATTCAGTAAACCCAAAGCTGGCCTACGGACTTGTTGGACGTACGCCGCTTTTTCCTTAACTTTACAGAAACCCGAAATTTTTTACAAACCAAAAACCAAGCGTATGAAAACAAAGTTTACCATTCTGTCATGGGTGTTACTGTCCTTTGCTTTGACAGGTTTTTCGGCTGCATTTGCCGGAGCACCCAAGGAGGATAATCCAAACTTCCGCTACATTGATGACTTTGAATTAGGAGTTGACTTATGGTGGTTGCCTGAAGGAAGCGGAAGCACCATTGGGGTCATCCTAGAAGTGGATGGTGTGCCAACAACTTTCCGTGAAGCTGAAACCGAGATTGTAAATCCGGCTACGGCAAGCACTGGTTCGATGAAACTGGCTTATCTTTGGGACACCGAGATTGCTTACGAACCCGGGGCCATCCGCCACCTGATCCGGCAACACATGCCTGCCGGTAACGCCAATGTACCTGAAAGACAATTTTTACCGGACCAGGCCATTGAAGTGTTTGTATATGGCGATGGTTCAGGAAACAAATTCCGCATGATGACCCGGGAAACCGGCAACAACCAGCTGGAAGGATCACAATGGTTTGTCATTGACTGGGTGGGCTGGAAACGCATCACCTGGCGCCTATCGGAAGACCCTGTCATCGGTTGGGTCAATGGCGATGGTCAATGGACCGGCAATCCTATTTATTTCGACAGCTTTCAGATCACATGGAGCGGACAGGCAGCAGGCGAAACTGGTGACCTCTATTTTGACGACCTGCGTATTGTCGATCCGTTCATGGTGAATTTTAACGTAGATGACGGCAGTGCAAACCCCATCACCGACGCAATGGTTTCCATCAATGGCATGGATTATGAGGCCGGGCTTTATGACTTCGAACTCTTCCCGGGCGAATACCAGTATTTTGTTCAAAAAGAAGACTTCCTGACTTCTAGCGGCACCTTTACCGTTGATGATGCTGACCTGTCATTGGATGTCTCTTTGGCAGCAGGTACGGATTCCGAATTCCTGGTCACCTTTACCGTGCTCGACACCGAAGGAGAACTGATCACCGATGCCGTTGTGAGTATTGATGGGGTTAGTATGCCTGCCGGCGATTATACCTTCAATGCCACCCCGGGGTTTTATGATTATTTGGTTACCCGTTCGGGATACTATCCCACAGAGGGCTATTTTTCGGTGGTTGACGGCAATGTTTTTGTCAACATTGAATTAGTTCAGGATCCAGCAATCTTTAACAACATTTTTCTTTCCTGGGATGTGGCAGCCACGGCAGAAGAAGCCCAATACCGCGCTGAACACTACAGCGTTTGGGTAGCCCCAATGCCCGAAGAAGGTGGCGATTACACTTTCAACATGGAGGACTTTTCCATGGTTTATGAGGAAACCCTTGACACGGAAACCCCTGCATGGGAATACCAGAACCGCTCCATAGAAATTTCAGGCTTCAACGATTCAAGCATCCGCGTTGCTTTCCGTCACCACGACGTTACAGGCATGGAGCGTCTTGTCATTGACAATGTTGAGATCGTGGCCTTGCGTACAGGTGACTCCCCTGCTGTTATCCTCACTGAAGATTTCTCGGGTGGTGTGGTCGATCCCCTTGACCCCATGTGGCTGCCCGAAGGCTGGATGGCCATTGACGTGGACGAGGATGGCCGCAACTGGTATTTTTCCGTTCTGGAGACCGATGGTTACCTGGCAAGCCGTTCGCGCCTGGCCAACAACGACCCCCTGACCCCCGATAACTGGCTTGTCACTGCCGAGGTGACCCTGCCCGTGGTGATCTTCTATAACATCACCTTTGAGATCACGGACCAGGATGGCAATGATGTGGAAGGGGCTACCATTATCATCAATGGCGAAACCCTTGAGGCTGGCGTTTACACCTATGCGGCTCCCAACGGCACCTATGCCTATAGCATCGAAAAAGCCGGATACCAGGGAACCAGCGGGGAAGTGACTGTTGACGGGGCAGACATTACCGTCCCGGCCACCATCATCCAGGAACGCTATGAAGTGGTCTTTAACCTGGATGCCCGCTATGCCCCCGGCTTTGAACCCGGCACTGGCACCTATTACATCACTGGTTCATTCCCCGGAATCAACTGGGCAGAACCCGGCACCATGGAAGACGAACAATTAATGGACGCTACGGATAATGTTTACATATTTACCCTCACAAAAGAGCTTCCTGCTGGTTCCTTTGAATACAAGTATTTCAGCGGCCCCTCCTGGGATGACGGCGAATGGGCAGGCGGTGATAATCGCATGCTGGAAGTTACAGGTCCCATGGAAGTCAATGACTGGTTCGGCTATATGACCGATCCAACGACTGTGCCTTTGGTGGAAGAGATCTCTCTGAATGTCTACCCCAATCCAGCCAAAGACCAGCTGAACATTGTTTCCAATGAAATGATCCGTGAGATCCGTGTGATCGATATGCTTGGCCAGATCGTTTACACCTCTTCCGTTCAGGATGAGCGCCACATATTGAATGTTAACCATTTCCGCACTGGCATTTACTTCGTTCACGTATTGACGCCCATCGGCATTCACACCCGCAAGGTTCAGGTCATTAAATAATGACTTAATACGGAAAACAAAAAAGCCCCCGAAAGAGGGCTTTTTTTTTTGCGTATTACTTAAAGTTTAATCCAGGGATGGTAGTTGGGCTTCAATTTTCTCCCGGTCTTCTTCCATCCAGGAAGGCAGCTTCAGGTTTTGACCAAGCGTCTCTGGAGTTTCGTCAATCAGGAATCCGGGGCCCTTGGTGGCAATCTCAAATAATATTCCGCCGGGCTCACGGAAATATATCGAATGGAAATACTGACGGTCCTGCACCGGGCTGACCTGAATGCCTGCTTTTGCGATTCGATCCCTGAGGGCTTTCTGGGCTTCAAGGTCAGGGGTGGAAAAAGCTACATGGTGAACGGTGCCAATACCGCCTTTGTGAAGAGGCAGAGAAGGGCGCGATACCAGATCAACATAATGACCCGGGCGGTTCTCCCCAGCGTACAGGCGGATACGGTCGTTTTCTTCCCTAAGCCGATGGTGGTCCAATACATTGATCATAAAGAAAGCAGTCTTATCGGCAATGCTGCAGGTTAGTTCTATGTGGCTGAACCCCTTGATGGCATCTTCTGCCCGTATCCCAGGGGTCTCGACACCCTGTCGGGGGTCGTTTGGGCTGGCCACCAGTTCCAGTTCCATTCCATCAAGGTCATACAGTGTAAAATAACTCTCGTCGAAGCGATGAAAGGGCCCCCGGAAGTCGACCTGGTATTCCTTAAGGCGTTTTTTCCAGAAATCGAGCGAGTCAGCTCCCACCGAAAACCCGGTAACGTTGGCCGAGCCAACACCTGCCTGACCCCGGGGCATCCCCATAAAAGGGAAAAATGTGATTACGGAGCCTGGGCTACCCGTTGCATCCCCAAAATAAAAATGCCAGGTATCAGGGCTGTCGTAGTTTATGGTCTTCTTCACGAAGCGCAAACCCAGGATTTCCGTATAAAATCTTATGTTCTTCCGGATATTTCCTGTCATTGCTGTTACATGATGTAATCCTTCGATCATAACTTTATTAAATATTAAGGTTATTTAAAAACAATTGAGCGCGTGCAATTTCTTCTTCGATCAGTGTATGTCCTGATTGATGCCAGAATATTTCCACCTCTGCACCGGCCTGAACCAGCAAGTCGGCCAGGGCTGAAGTGTTTTCGGCAGGGACGATGGGATCGTTTTCACCTGCCGTCAGCAACACTTGTGAATGCTGAAGGAGCGGAAAGTCGCTGGGAATAAAGGGCACCATGGCATGCATCAGGATGGCATGTTTCAGCACGTTCTCACCCGAAAGCATCAGGCTGGCAGCAATATTGGCTCCATTGGAATAACCAAGGGCAATGACTTTACGGGGGTTGAACCCGTAATGTGTCCCAGCATGCCTGATAAAAGTGGCCAGGTCGCGCGTACGCTTCTCCAGATCTTTCTGATCAAAGACCCCTTCAGAGAGCCGCCTGAAAAAACGCGGCATGCCATTCTCAAGCACCTGTCCCCGCGGACTCAGGTAATTAAACGCCTGGCCAAAATGATCTGCAAGCCCCATTAAGTTGTTTTCATCCCCTCCTGTCCCGTGAAGCAACAACAAGGTGTAAGCCTTCTCAACAGAAGCCCTTGCAGGGACAAAACGGTGGATATGTTCAGAGGTATTCATCTATCAATGCATTGGAACTTACCAACATAAACCGAAAAATTGCCTGAAAGTTCAACGCCGGCGCCGCATAAAGGGCAACCGCTTCCAGGCATCCCCGTATCCATAAAGGAATACTTTGACGGCCGACAAAAGAATGAGGGGCAGAAAAGCGGGATGGAATCCCTGGGGCAACAACGGCCAGAAAAGTAGCAGGAACAAGTTCAGGAAAAACACCACCTTAAAGTAATACCTGGGGATGCCTATGGGGTATATCATATTCCCCTTGAAAATAAAGTACAAATGGGTAGGCAATGCCCAGAGCAGGTTCAGGTTGGCGTTTGTAGCCGTATGATCAGAAAGAAACCAAAGAAACAGGATGACGAGTCCCACCAGGCCAAGAATGGTAAAAAAGATTTTGTCGAAAACCCTTGCAATACGAACTTTCAGCAGAGACAGAATCCCTAGCAAGAAAACCATCCAGGCTGCCACCAAAGGGGTAAGCCAGTGACTCTTCCCTGGGCTAAAGGTTTGTTCCAGCACCAGGGCATATTGCTCAATAAGGGGCCTGCCATTGGCATGACGGGCCTGAGAAAATGCAAGAAACATCTCATCGGGGAGGAACATATAATGCCAGGGGGTGGCCTCGCGGTCAGAAGGCAGCCCCAGCACCAGGTCTACGCCGAAAAGTGCCCAGGGTTTATTCACCAGGAAGGGCTTGAGCATGTCGCGAAACGACCGGCTGTATTCAGGCACCGGGTCTTCACCCCAGTCGGGCTCCAGCTGATTTTCAACAATGTCGCGAATACGCGTGGCGCAGTTGTCGTAGAAAAAGTCGTAAAGGTAATATTCGTTGCCGGGCTGGCGGTTTACCTGCAGGAAGTCATATATCCGGCGGGTTTCTTCCTGGCTGAGGTTCAGGATCTGCTCAGAGATGCCCCGGCCTTCGTAGCGGTATTCCAGTAAAAAATACTCATGGGGCACTACAGATAGTTTGTAGAACAGTTTCCCCCGGAGAAATTTCAGGTAGAAATTTGGGGTGTCGAAGTCAAAGGTGCCGTAATTATAAACCTCGTCCAGTCCCGTTTCGGGATCACGAACGCGCAAGGCACTGTGACCAAAGACCGAATACAGCTCATCGCCGGGGGTGGCCGTCAGCAGGGAGATGCGAGCACTGGGCGACAATTCACCCTGGGCAGCAGACAATAAAACCGGCGAGAAAAGCAGGCCAACTAGCAACAAAAGAGATATCTTCTTCATCGAACAGAGTTTATGCAAAATTACTGGTTTAATATACACCCTGCTCCACTACCTTGGTAAAAAAATGTTAATTCCCCGCAATGCGCTCCAAATGGGAAAAGGAAAAGCCCTTGTCTGGAGCAGTCTTCCCTTGAAAGCCAGCGCAAAAGCCCTGGTTGAATTTTTTTCAAAACAGGCAGTATTGAATAAAACAATTATGTTTATCTTTGCACCCTGAATTTTAGCCCGTTGTATTATCCTATATAATTCCGCCAGAGTTTATCAACAATAAATTGTTAATAAATTTGCCGGAACCGAAAAATTATCTTAGTTTTGCACCCCCTTTTGAAGGGGATGTTTGTGTTTAAAAAAATCAGGTACAGCAAATTAAGCCACACAAATGAACACTTTAAGTTACAAAACCATATCTGCCAACAAGGAGACCGCCAACAAGGAATGGGTTCTTGTGGATGCAGAAAACCAGATACTTGGCCGTTTGGCCTCCAAGGTTGCCAAAATCATCCGGGGGAAACATAAGGTCAACTTCACCCCGCATGCCGATTGCGGCGATCATGTAATCGTCATTAATGCTGATAAAATCCAGCTCAGCGGGTCAAAATGGGATCAGAAGGAATATGTCAGACATACCGGATATCCCGGCGGACAACGTTTTACCAGCGCCAAGCAGATGCTGGTAAAGAAACCTGAGGCCATCATCGAAAAAGCGGTGAAGGGCATGCTTCCCAAGAACCGATTGGGACGGGCCATTTTTGGAAACCTTTATGTTTATGCCGGCAGCGAACATCCGCACCAGGCGCAGCAACCCCAGCAAATCAACCTTAACACAATCAAGTAACAATGGAAATAATCAACACCTCTGGAAGAAGGAAAACCGCTGTTGCCCGCATTTACATGAAACCCGGCAACGGTCAGATCACTGTCAACAACAAGGACTACAAAGAATATTTCCCGACTGGTATCCTGCAGTACGTTGTAAACCAGCCTTTCGCAATTACCAGCAATGAAGGCAAATACGATGTTAACGTAAACCTCGATGGAGGGGGCTTTAAAGGTCAGGCCGAAGCCCTCCGGCTGGCTATCTCAAAAGCACTGGTGGAGATTAACGCTGAATATCGTCCCCCGCTGAAAGAAAAAGGCCTGCTTCGCCGTGACCCACGCATGGTTGAGCGTAAAAAGCCCGGCCAGAAGAAAGCCAGGAAGAGATTCCAGTTCAGTAAACGTTAATCATTTTTTTCCGACAATTTACCTTACATCATGGCAAGAACCAATTATAATGAATTATTAGACGCTGGTGTGCATTTCGGCCACTTAAGAAGGAAATGGAACCCCAACATGGCTCCTTATATCTTCATGGAACGCAATGGCATCCACATCATTGACCTCAATAAAACCATTGCCAAAATCGATGAGGCGGCTGCCGCAATGAAGCAAATCGCCAAATCGGGCAAAAAAATCCTTTTTGTCGCTACCAAAAAACAGGCAAAAGATGTGGTAGCCAACCTGGTCAAGCAGGTAAACATGCCTTATGTGACTGAACGCTGGCCCGGCGGGATGCTGACCAACTTTGCCACCATCCGCAAGGCCGTAAAGAAAATGGCCACCATCGACAAGATGGCTACCGATGGCACCTTCGACAATATGTCGAAACGCGAACGCCTGCAGGTAACCCGCGAAAGGGCAAAGCTTGAGAAGCAGCTGGGCAGTATCTCTGACCTGAACCGATTACCGGCCGCCGTTTTTGTGGTCGACATCTGCAAAGAGCATATTGCCATTGCCGAAGCACGCAAACTCAACATCCCCACTTTCGCCATTGTCGATACCAATGCCAACCCCAACGAGATCGACTTCCCGATCCCGGCCAACGACGACGCCTCCAAGTCCATCCATATCATCGTAAAACTGATGATTGAAGCAATTCAGGAAGGCCTTGAAGAACGCAAACTCGAGAAAGACAAAGCCGTCGAGGAAGAGGAAGATATGGATGTGGACGTGGATATGGAAGGTGAAGGCAAAGGTGCTGAAGCCATTGAAGAAGACGAGGAAGAAGTAGCGCTTCGCAAAGCCAGAGCTGCCAAGAAGGCCAAGTTAGATACTGAAGAAGAAGAGGAAAAAGCACCCAAGGCACCCAAAGGCGCTCCCCTGAAGAAACCTCAGGCAAAAAGACCAAGATTGTAATCATTTATTTAAAAGAATAGACCATTATGGCAAACATAACAGCTGCAGAAGTAAATAAACTGCGCCAACAAACCGGAGCAGGCATGATGGACTGCAAAAAAGCCCTGGTAGAATCCGATGGCGATTTTGAAAAAGCCATCGAAATCCTTCGCAAGAAGGGGCAAAAAGTAGCCAGCAGCCGTGCTGACCGCGAAGCCAACGAAGGTGTTGTGCTGGCCAAAGTCAATGCCGATGCCACCCAGGCCGCCATCATCATGCTGAATTGTGAAACCGACTTCGTGGCCAAAAACCAGGAAATCATTGATTTCACCCGCAGCATTCTCGACCTAGGCATCGAAAAAAACTGCCAAAACCTTGAAGAAGTTAAGGCAGCCGACATGAACGGCCGCAGCGTGGAAGCCAACTTGACCGACCTCATTGGCAAAACCGGTGAGAAACTGAATCTTTCGCATTTCGACGTGATCAGTGGTGCCAAGGCTTTTGCCTACATACATCCCGGCAACCGCGTGGCTTCAATCGCCGCCCTGAACAAAGCCGATGTCAATGACATTGACCAGCTTGGTAAGGATGTTGTGATGCAGATCGCCGCTATGTCTCCTGTTGCCATCGACAAGGATGACGTTGACCCGAAGATCATTGAGAAAGAGATCGAGATCGGTAAAGATCAGGCACGTCAGGAAGGCAAACCTGAAGAACTGGTTGAAAAAATCGCTTTGGGAAAACTCAACAAGTTCTATAAGGAAAGCACCCTGCTGAACCAGGAGTTCATCAAGGAAAGCAAAAAGACCGTTCGTCAGATGCTCGAAGATGCTGACAAGAATCTGACCGTTGTAGCATTCAAACGCCTGGCACTGGGACAGTAATCCCCGCCAGAAGAATTTTTCAAAAGCCGCCCCGGACAAACAACTTCGGTGCGGCTTTTCTTATTTCCCTCCATTTCTGCTTCCCCCAGGCCCAAAGGGTTTTGTTCTCCTTGTATGGCCACTGCCTGAAGAAGGCTAAATTTCATTTGCCGTTTTGACTTGTTCCCTGCCCTGTCCCGGAACCGGGAAATTTCCAGCTTATATCATTTACCTATTTTAACCGTATCATAAACGTATCATAAACGTTTTAAAACGTTTATGATACGTTTTAAGTCAGATGCTGAAAAGAGCAAAAAAAGGACCAGGCAAAACTCATCGCTTCTGTTAAAAAGCCAAGGACCTTATTGCGGTTGAAAGGAAAGCGTGCAATTTTCCCTTAGGGCGATGGGGGTCCTGAAGTCCAACACGGTTTTTATGGCCCCGGAATCAGGCGACATTCAAAAAAATCACTTAAACTTGCAAAAATTAATAATCCAACGAAAACCATGCCTCAGTATAAAAGGATATTGCTCAAGCTCAGCGGCGAGTCGCTGGCAGGGCCTGGAGGGCAGGGGATTGATCCTGCCATGTTAAATGTTTACGCCGAAGAAATCAAAGACCTGACCAGGCAAGGCATAGAAGTAGGCGTGGTGCTTGGCGGAGGAAATATCTTCAGGGGTCTGCAGGGCAGCGGTAAGGGTGTTGACCGGGTTCAGGGCGATTATATGGGGATGTTGGCCACGGTGATCAACAGCATGGCCCTGCAGTCGGCACTCGAAGCCATGGACGTCCCGGCCACGGTACTTTCGGGGATGCCTGTTGAGCCGGTGGCTAAAAAGATGAACCGCCGAGATGCCATGGCCTTGCTTAAAGCGGGCCAGGTGGTGATCATGGCCGGAGGTACAGGCAATCCGTTTTTCACCACTGACTCGGCCGCAGCACTCAGGGCAGTCGAAATCAGAGCGGATGTCCTCCTGAAGGGGACACGTGTTGACGGGGTCTATACCGCTGATCCGGAAAAGGATGCTAAGGCCAGGAAATATGATACGCTGACCTTTGAACAGGCTTACCGCGAAAACCTGCGCATCATGGACCTGACGGCCTTTACCCTTTGCCAGGAAAACGACCTGCCCATCATCGTTTTCAACATAAACCAGAAAGGCATATTGCACGAGCTGCTGGTGGAAGGTAAGCCCGCCGGGACGCTCGTTTCAAATTAATTCTTATTTTTGCAGGGAACCAACAGCAACTTCCCCAAATAAACAACGGTGTCATGAACGAAGAAATTGAATTTTTACAAGAGGCTGCAGAAGAGGGTATGGAAAAAGCCATTGGCCACCTGGAACGTGAGTTGTCGAAGCTGCGTGCCGGAAAAGCCAACCCTCAAATGCTTGATAGCGTCAAGGTGGACTATTATGGCACCCTGACCAAGCTTTCGCAAGTATCGAACATCAACACCCCTGATCCGCGTCAGATCGTCATCCAGCCCTGGGAAAAGAACATGCTGGCCCCCATTGAAAAGGCCATCATGGCTGCCAACCTGGGTTTCAACCCCCAGAACGACGGCACCCTGATCCGGGTTGTTGTTCCGCCCCTGACCGAGGAAAGGCGTCGCGACCTGGTGAAGAAAGCCAAGACCGAAGCCGAGAACACCAAGGTAGGAATTCGCAGCGCCCGCCGCGAAGCCATTGATGCCGCCAAAAAGCTGGAAAAAGAGGGAACTCCTGAAGACATGGTGAAGAAGTTTGAAGCGGATATCCAGGAGCTGACCAACAAATACATTGCCAAGGTAGATCAGCTGGTGGAAGCCAAGGAGACCGACATCATGACCATTTAAAGTGTCATTGGCCGCAGTTGCTGCAGATGCCAATTTCCTTACGCTGCCTCATCACTTTTTCCCTGAATGCATTCATTGAAGGCGAAGACCAAGGGTCTCCGCCTTTAATATTACCCATAGGATGCTGTGGGACTTTGTCATAGCAACAGGGCACAAGCAGGCCATCGGAGGTATAAACTGCGTGGCTCCAGAGGCGGAAGCAGGGGCTGTTCCTGCCCTTTGTTCGAAAACCATGCGGTTTGCCTGAATTTTTATAGCGGTTAAACCGCTGATTTTCGGGCAAAAACTTCTCAGCCCCGGATTCCTCATAAACCTGCATGGTTTTCAGTTCAACTACGTCAGCCCCCTGCTTGCGGGAAAAGGCTAACAATTCGGGGATTTGTCCTTCATTCTTGCGGTTTACCAAAAACTGGGCAACGATCAGGGGCTTCCGGGCGTTCATCTCATTTCTTACACGGGACATAACGGCAATGCCATCGACTACTTTCTGCCAGTTACCCCCTACCCGGTAAAAAGCATAGGTGTCCTGATCGAGCCCATCGAGGGAAATGATGAGCCGATCGAGCCCGGCAGAAACAACTGCCCGGCAATGGTCGTCAGTAAGGAAATGCCCGTTAGTCGACACACTGGTGTAGTAGCCCAGGCCCGAGGCTTTGCTGATCAGTTGCGGCAGGGCGGGATTCAGAAAGGGTTCGCCCTGGAAATAGAGGTTGGTGTAAAAACTATGCTTGCGATGATGTTTCAGAATTTCATTAAACAGGGTGGGGTCCATTTGTTTATTGCTGCGGTTTGTTTTCCCCTGCCCTACCATACACTCGGGACAGCGCAGGTTGCAAACCGAAGCTACTTCTGCCGAAACGGCGAAAG
Proteins encoded in this window:
- the tsf gene encoding translation elongation factor Ts → MANITAAEVNKLRQQTGAGMMDCKKALVESDGDFEKAIEILRKKGQKVASSRADREANEGVVLAKVNADATQAAIIMLNCETDFVAKNQEIIDFTRSILDLGIEKNCQNLEEVKAADMNGRSVEANLTDLIGKTGEKLNLSHFDVISGAKAFAYIHPGNRVASIAALNKADVNDIDQLGKDVVMQIAAMSPVAIDKDDVDPKIIEKEIEIGKDQARQEGKPEELVEKIALGKLNKFYKESTLLNQEFIKESKKTVRQMLEDADKNLTVVAFKRLALGQ
- a CDS encoding alpha/beta hydrolase, with the protein product MNTSEHIHRFVPARASVEKAYTLLLLHGTGGDENNLMGLADHFGQAFNYLSPRGQVLENGMPRFFRRLSEGVFDQKDLEKRTRDLATFIRHAGTHYGFNPRKVIALGYSNGANIAASLMLSGENVLKHAILMHAMVPFIPSDFPLLQHSQVLLTAGENDPIVPAENTSALADLLVQAGAEVEIFWHQSGHTLIEEEIARAQLFLNNLNI
- a CDS encoding ring-cleaving dioxygenase, with product MIEGLHHVTAMTGNIRKNIRFYTEILGLRFVKKTINYDSPDTWHFYFGDATGSPGSVITFFPFMGMPRGQAGVGSANVTGFSVGADSLDFWKKRLKEYQVDFRGPFHRFDESYFTLYDLDGMELELVASPNDPRQGVETPGIRAEDAIKGFSHIELTCSIADKTAFFMINVLDHHRLREENDRIRLYAGENRPGHYVDLVSRPSLPLHKGGIGTVHHVAFSTPDLEAQKALRDRIAKAGIQVSPVQDRQYFHSIYFREPGGILFEIATKGPGFLIDETPETLGQNLKLPSWMEEDREKIEAQLPSLD
- a CDS encoding T9SS type A sorting domain-containing protein, whose amino-acid sequence is MKTKFTILSWVLLSFALTGFSAAFAGAPKEDNPNFRYIDDFELGVDLWWLPEGSGSTIGVILEVDGVPTTFREAETEIVNPATASTGSMKLAYLWDTEIAYEPGAIRHLIRQHMPAGNANVPERQFLPDQAIEVFVYGDGSGNKFRMMTRETGNNQLEGSQWFVIDWVGWKRITWRLSEDPVIGWVNGDGQWTGNPIYFDSFQITWSGQAAGETGDLYFDDLRIVDPFMVNFNVDDGSANPITDAMVSINGMDYEAGLYDFELFPGEYQYFVQKEDFLTSSGTFTVDDADLSLDVSLAAGTDSEFLVTFTVLDTEGELITDAVVSIDGVSMPAGDYTFNATPGFYDYLVTRSGYYPTEGYFSVVDGNVFVNIELVQDPAIFNNIFLSWDVAATAEEAQYRAEHYSVWVAPMPEEGGDYTFNMEDFSMVYEETLDTETPAWEYQNRSIEISGFNDSSIRVAFRHHDVTGMERLVIDNVEIVALRTGDSPAVILTEDFSGGVVDPLDPMWLPEGWMAIDVDEDGRNWYFSVLETDGYLASRSRLANNDPLTPDNWLVTAEVTLPVVIFYNITFEITDQDGNDVEGATIIINGETLEAGVYTYAAPNGTYAYSIEKAGYQGTSGEVTVDGADITVPATIIQERYEVVFNLDARYAPGFEPGTGTYYITGSFPGINWAEPGTMEDEQLMDATDNVYIFTLTKELPAGSFEYKYFSGPSWDDGEWAGGDNRMLEVTGPMEVNDWFGYMTDPTTVPLVEEISLNVYPNPAKDQLNIVSNEMIREIRVIDMLGQIVYTSSVQDERHILNVNHFRTGIYFVHVLTPIGIHTRKVQVIK
- the pyrH gene encoding UMP kinase, translating into MPQYKRILLKLSGESLAGPGGQGIDPAMLNVYAEEIKDLTRQGIEVGVVLGGGNIFRGLQGSGKGVDRVQGDYMGMLATVINSMALQSALEAMDVPATVLSGMPVEPVAKKMNRRDAMALLKAGQVVIMAGGTGNPFFTTDSAAALRAVEIRADVLLKGTRVDGVYTADPEKDAKARKYDTLTFEQAYRENLRIMDLTAFTLCQENDLPIIVFNINQKGILHELLVEGKPAGTLVSN
- a CDS encoding DUF4105 domain-containing protein, producing MKKISLLLLVGLLFSPVLLSAAQGELSPSARISLLTATPGDELYSVFGHSALRVRDPETGLDEVYNYGTFDFDTPNFYLKFLRGKLFYKLSVVPHEYFLLEYRYEGRGISEQILNLSQEETRRIYDFLQVNRQPGNEYYLYDFFYDNCATRIRDIVENQLEPDWGEDPVPEYSRSFRDMLKPFLVNKPWALFGVDLVLGLPSDREATPWHYMFLPDEMFLAFSQARHANGRPLIEQYALVLEQTFSPGKSHWLTPLVAAWMVFLLGILSLLKVRIARVFDKIFFTILGLVGLVILFLWFLSDHTATNANLNLLWALPTHLYFIFKGNMIYPIGIPRYYFKVVFFLNLFLLLFWPLLPQGFHPAFLPLILLSAVKVFLYGYGDAWKRLPFMRRRR
- the rpsI gene encoding 30S ribosomal protein S9, which encodes MEIINTSGRRKTAVARIYMKPGNGQITVNNKDYKEYFPTGILQYVVNQPFAITSNEGKYDVNVNLDGGGFKGQAEALRLAISKALVEINAEYRPPLKEKGLLRRDPRMVERKKPGQKKARKRFQFSKR
- the rplM gene encoding 50S ribosomal protein L13 — encoded protein: MNTLSYKTISANKETANKEWVLVDAENQILGRLASKVAKIIRGKHKVNFTPHADCGDHVIVINADKIQLSGSKWDQKEYVRHTGYPGGQRFTSAKQMLVKKPEAIIEKAVKGMLPKNRLGRAIFGNLYVYAGSEHPHQAQQPQQINLNTIK
- the rpsB gene encoding 30S ribosomal protein S2, which encodes MARTNYNELLDAGVHFGHLRRKWNPNMAPYIFMERNGIHIIDLNKTIAKIDEAAAAMKQIAKSGKKILFVATKKQAKDVVANLVKQVNMPYVTERWPGGMLTNFATIRKAVKKMATIDKMATDGTFDNMSKRERLQVTRERAKLEKQLGSISDLNRLPAAVFVVDICKEHIAIAEARKLNIPTFAIVDTNANPNEIDFPIPANDDASKSIHIIVKLMIEAIQEGLEERKLEKDKAVEEEEDMDVDVDMEGEGKGAEAIEEDEEEVALRKARAAKKAKLDTEEEEEKAPKAPKGAPLKKPQAKRPRL